The Burkholderia mayonis genome window below encodes:
- a CDS encoding ATP-binding protein codes for MNKTNEAHTPSGAASDARALPAAYPFAALIGQDALQRALLLVAVDPGLGGVLVSGPRGTAKSTAARALAELLPEGRFVTLPLSATDEQVTGSLDLASALADNAVRFSPGLIARAHLGVLYVDEINLLPDALVDALLDAAASGVNTVERDGISHSHAARFALVGTMNPEEGELRPQLLDRFGLMVELANCYDAATRQRIVKARLAFDLDPHAFRAQYRDAQAALVAQIRTARAALPALAFDDAAHARVSALCIGAQVDGLRGDLVMLRAARALAALEGATIVDAAHVERVAADALRHRRTRPDAEAGAQAGRRESAHAGENDGAIDSARLDAAADAHADDMRRASGAGSPRERSPAASGTARHAAGNRDAAHESGRPPQTDDSDWGYLPPEPAGMTPVKRVIPLPLKKR; via the coding sequence GTGAACAAAACGAACGAAGCGCACACGCCGAGCGGCGCCGCATCCGACGCCCGCGCGCTGCCGGCCGCGTATCCATTTGCCGCGCTGATCGGCCAGGACGCACTGCAACGCGCGCTGCTGCTCGTTGCCGTCGATCCGGGCCTGGGCGGCGTGCTCGTCAGCGGCCCGCGCGGCACCGCGAAGTCGACTGCCGCGCGCGCGCTCGCCGAACTGCTGCCCGAAGGGCGCTTCGTCACGCTGCCGCTGTCGGCGACCGACGAGCAGGTGACGGGCTCGCTCGATCTCGCGAGCGCGCTCGCCGACAACGCCGTGCGCTTCTCGCCCGGCCTCATCGCGCGCGCGCATCTCGGCGTGCTGTACGTCGACGAGATCAACCTGCTGCCGGACGCGCTCGTCGACGCGCTGCTCGACGCGGCCGCAAGCGGCGTCAACACCGTCGAGCGCGACGGCATCTCGCACAGCCACGCGGCGCGCTTCGCGCTCGTCGGCACGATGAATCCGGAGGAGGGCGAGCTGCGGCCGCAACTGCTCGACCGCTTCGGATTGATGGTCGAGCTCGCGAACTGCTACGACGCGGCGACGCGGCAACGGATCGTCAAGGCGCGGCTCGCGTTCGATCTCGACCCGCATGCGTTCCGCGCGCAGTATCGCGACGCGCAGGCGGCGCTCGTCGCGCAAATTCGCACGGCGCGCGCCGCGCTGCCGGCGCTCGCGTTCGACGACGCCGCACACGCGCGCGTCTCCGCGCTTTGCATCGGCGCGCAAGTCGACGGCTTGCGCGGCGACCTCGTGATGCTGCGCGCGGCGCGGGCGCTGGCGGCGCTCGAAGGGGCGACGATCGTCGATGCGGCGCACGTCGAGCGCGTCGCCGCCGACGCGCTGCGCCATCGGCGCACGCGGCCCGATGCCGAGGCGGGCGCGCAGGCCGGGCGGCGCGAGTCCGCGCACGCCGGCGAAAACGACGGCGCGATCGATTCGGCGCGGCTCGACGCCGCGGCTGACGCTCACGCCGACGACATGCGGCGCGCAAGCGGGGCCGGTTCGCCGCGCGAGCGATCGCCCGCGGCATCCGGCACGGCGCGGCACGCAGCCGGCAATCGCGACGCGGCGCACGAAAGCGGCCGCCCCCCGCAGACTGACGACAGCGACTGGGGCTATCTGCCGCCCGAGCCTGCTGGCATGACGCCCGTCAAACGCGTGATTCCGCTGCCGCTAAAAAAACGCTGA
- a CDS encoding vWA domain-containing protein, protein MRADDASDARGRPGTRVAWRATLAAKRGGALRADHLRYRPQTGAPGALHCFVLDCSASMLTAGRLARAKGLVVARFDRIARERADAALVCFGGGSADVRFGPAVPRWWNERWLAPVGGGGGTPLAHGIDAAARLLARAARRRPQQQRWVWLLSDGRTAEAPARPALADRIVVVDFDDAAVRLGRCERLAHAWGATLVTPDELACGVA, encoded by the coding sequence ATGCGCGCGGACGACGCGAGCGACGCTCGGGGCCGACCCGGTACGCGCGTCGCTTGGCGAGCGACGCTCGCGGCGAAGCGCGGCGGCGCACTGCGCGCCGATCATCTGCGCTACCGGCCGCAGACCGGTGCGCCCGGCGCGCTGCATTGCTTCGTGCTCGACTGCTCGGCGTCGATGCTGACGGCCGGGCGGCTCGCACGCGCGAAGGGGCTTGTCGTCGCGCGCTTCGATCGCATCGCGCGCGAGCGCGCCGATGCGGCGCTCGTCTGCTTCGGCGGCGGCTCGGCCGACGTGCGCTTCGGTCCGGCCGTGCCGCGCTGGTGGAACGAGCGCTGGCTCGCGCCCGTCGGCGGAGGCGGCGGCACGCCGCTCGCGCATGGAATCGACGCCGCGGCGCGGCTGCTCGCGCGCGCGGCGCGCCGGCGCCCGCAGCAGCAGCGCTGGGTATGGCTGCTGTCGGACGGGCGCACGGCCGAAGCGCCCGCGCGGCCGGCGCTCGCCGACCGGATCGTCGTCGTCGACTTCGACGACGCGGCCGTGAGGCTCGGTCGCTGCGAGCGGCTCGCGCACGCGTGGGGCGCGACGCTCGTCACGCCCGACGAGCTCGCGTGCGGGGTCGCGTGA
- a CDS encoding alpha/beta hydrolase, protein MLDDQPTIEIETGPNPAFAVILMHGLGADANDFVPLVPELRIANDPAVRFVFPNAPEIAVTANNGCVMRAWYDILSFEGVNRQVDEAGIAASCATVRRLIDEQNRRGIPTSRIFVAGFSQGGAMTYTAGLTHRDALAGLIVLSGYVPSPRFIDERLADANRATPIFAAHGTDDDILPIALGEAARDFAREKGASVDWHAYPMPHSVCIEEIDALRQWLHARIAALHAA, encoded by the coding sequence ATGCTCGACGACCAGCCGACGATCGAAATCGAAACCGGCCCCAACCCCGCGTTCGCGGTGATCCTGATGCACGGCCTCGGCGCCGACGCGAACGACTTCGTGCCGCTCGTCCCCGAGCTGCGGATCGCGAACGACCCGGCCGTGCGCTTCGTGTTCCCGAACGCGCCCGAGATCGCGGTCACCGCGAACAACGGCTGCGTGATGCGCGCATGGTACGACATCCTGTCGTTCGAGGGTGTGAACCGGCAGGTCGACGAAGCGGGGATCGCCGCATCGTGCGCGACCGTGCGCCGCCTGATCGACGAACAGAACCGGCGCGGCATTCCGACGTCACGAATCTTCGTCGCGGGCTTCTCGCAGGGCGGCGCGATGACCTACACGGCGGGGCTCACGCATCGGGACGCGCTCGCGGGCCTGATCGTGCTGTCCGGCTACGTTCCGTCGCCGCGCTTCATCGACGAGCGGCTCGCCGATGCAAATCGCGCGACGCCGATCTTCGCCGCGCACGGCACCGACGACGACATCCTGCCGATTGCGCTCGGCGAGGCCGCGCGCGACTTTGCGCGCGAGAAGGGCGCGAGCGTCGACTGGCACGCGTATCCGATGCCGCATTCGGTGTGCATCGAAGAGATCGACGCGTTGCGCCAATGGCTGCACGCGCGGATCGCGGCGTTGCACGCGGCGTAA
- a CDS encoding VOC family protein, translated as MRARTASHGENSPASPKPRSLSAERCPLMPRLSHTIANMTAHEKTRACGSARKSHGCPPSRRRCSPKNTDHPNPIPAAAPALLNPLESILSELSATIAAMRPFIAARDFELSKRFYLDLGFTLSNDSQDAAVLTFGSHSILLQNYYEVNWAENTMLQIVVTDLDIWWQHIVSLKLDDTYAVKAPIAPKVQPWGLRVAYVYDPSGVLWHSPSPNPPDRRANGNAACRRPPPSAAAICAGRGAE; from the coding sequence CGCGCGCGGACCGCATCGCATGGCGAGAATTCACCGGCATCCCCCAAGCCCCGTTCCTTGTCGGCTGAGCGATGCCCTCTCATGCCAAGGCTTTCGCACACGATCGCCAACATGACAGCGCATGAAAAAACGCGCGCATGCGGCTCAGCGCGGAAATCGCACGGTTGTCCGCCGTCGCGGAGGAGATGCTCGCCGAAAAACACGGATCATCCCAACCCCATTCCTGCCGCGGCACCGGCTTTACTCAACCCACTGGAGTCTATCTTGTCCGAGCTTTCCGCCACGATTGCCGCGATGCGCCCGTTCATTGCCGCCCGGGACTTCGAACTGAGCAAACGCTTTTATCTCGACCTCGGGTTCACGTTGTCGAACGACAGTCAGGATGCCGCCGTCCTGACCTTCGGATCGCACAGCATCCTGTTGCAGAACTATTACGAAGTCAACTGGGCGGAAAATACCATGCTGCAGATCGTCGTCACCGATCTCGACATCTGGTGGCAACACATCGTGTCGCTGAAACTCGACGATACCTACGCGGTAAAAGCGCCGATCGCGCCGAAGGTGCAGCCCTGGGGGCTTCGGGTCGCGTACGTATACGATCCGTCCGGCGTCCTGTGGCATTCGCCGAGTCCAAATCCGCCTGATCGTCGGGCCAACGGAAATGCCGCATGCCGGCGGCCGCCGCCGAGCGCGGCCGCGATCTGCGCGGGACGCGGCGCCGAATAA